A genomic region of Alicyclobacillus sp. SO9 contains the following coding sequences:
- a CDS encoding CidA/LrgA family protein, with the protein MSAVLKTVGKTVLQVTLLTLMSLLGELIVRVTHLHLPASLIGLVVLFLLLQLKIVKVEWFELGANLLLAEMLLFFVPSATGIVQYGGLVKTDGWRLLLVIGASTLCVMLISGVLTEFWMRGKERRHV; encoded by the coding sequence TTGAGTGCAGTACTCAAGACTGTTGGGAAGACAGTACTTCAAGTAACTCTCTTGACACTTATGAGTCTCCTCGGAGAACTCATCGTTCGTGTGACCCACCTTCATCTACCCGCTAGTCTCATTGGACTCGTAGTGCTTTTTCTTCTTTTGCAATTAAAAATCGTAAAGGTAGAGTGGTTTGAACTCGGAGCAAACCTGCTGTTGGCGGAGATGCTGCTGTTTTTCGTCCCGTCGGCCACCGGGATTGTCCAGTATGGAGGATTAGTAAAGACAGACGGTTGGCGTCTGCTCTTGGTCATTGGAGCAAGCACACTCTGTGTCATGCTCATCAGCGGGGTGTTGACAGAGTTTTGGATGCGGGGAAAAGAAAGGAGACATGTGTAA